One genomic segment of Mytilus galloprovincialis chromosome 5, xbMytGall1.hap1.1, whole genome shotgun sequence includes these proteins:
- the LOC143074962 gene encoding heat shock 70 kDa protein 12B-like encodes MVFHMAKSNSPKGNALIVVALDFGTTYSGWAYSVRQDFKENRSDIKTKGGWKSGDGLVTDKTPTVVLFTPENKFHSFGYDAESKYAELVDDNKATDWKYFKRFKMTLFSDETSQARRKISRRRMMKDVNGHKLQSLVVVSECIKFLRNDFLKILHENVNFVELKDIHWVLTVPAIWSDQAKQFMRQAANQAGIDDDLLSLAYEPEAAAIYCKDITLQKKIVGNNACLSTFESGHQFLVLDCGGGTVDITAYEVQTKNQLIELCPPSGGPWGGAEVDIQFLDTVKEIFGKDVWCEFEKSNMRDCLDLFRMFENRKKIIGSNDEDTTRFLFPRNLFDKYKDSTGSEFESSKGITRTRDKLIFPMDVLENLFGQTLNAITAHVRELLKKQELQNIRTILMVGGFSDSDLLYQQIKSEFSEINVLRPHDAVSSVLKGAVIFGHFPEVIPERICARTYGIACNFPFDSQTHPPELRQVYDEREMCTDIFQPIVKKGDNIILGNNCFERQFLPTCSNDDTANIDIFVSPDSYPKYTYSGRGDNVKKLGSLHLNISDTKKGKNRPINVRITYESTEIVVTAVEEGTNNVVSKKFDSLV; translated from the exons ATGGTGTTTCACATGGCCAAATCAAACTCTCCAAAGGGAAATGCATTGATAGTTGTCGCCTTAGATTTTGGAACAACGTATTCAGGATGGGCCTATTCGGTACGTCAAGATTTTAAAGAAAATCGCTCGGACATTAAGACAAAAGGGGGCTGGAAATCTGGTGACGGATTAGTTACAGACAAAACACCTACAGTAGTTTTATTCACTCCTGAGAACAAGTTTCACAGCTTTGGGTATGATGCAGAAAGTAAATATGCAGAATTGGTTGACGACAACAAAGCAACCGACTGGAAATATTTTAAGAGATTTAAGATGACTTTGTTTTCTGATGAAACTAGCCAG GCAAGACGAAAAATTTCACGAAGACGGATGATGAAAGATGTCAATGGTCATAAACTACAATCATTAGTGGTCGTATCAGAATGTATTAAGTTCTTAAGAaatgatttccttaaaattttgcaTGAAAATGTGAATTTTGTTGAGCTGAAAGACATACACTGGGTTCTAACTGTTCCAGCTATCTGGTCCGATCAGGCTAAACAGTTCATGAGGCAGGCAGCCAATCAG GCAGGAATTGATGACGATTTATTATCCTTAGCCTATGAACCCGAAGCAGCAGCTATCTATTGTAAGGATATTACGCTACAGAAAAAGATTGTGGGAAACAATGCTTGTTTGTCCACATTTGAATCCGGACACCAGTTTCTTGTTCTAGATTGTGGAG GAGGCACAGTTGACATCACAGCATATGAAGTGCAGACAAAGAATCAACTAATTGAGCTGTGTCCCCCATCAGGAGGACCCTGGGGAGGAGCAGAAGTAGATATACAGTTTCTGGATACAGTAAAAGAAATTTTTGGCAAAGATGTTTGGTGCGAATTTGAAAAATCCAATATGCGTGATTGTCTTGATTTATTTAGGATGTTTGAAAATCGTAAGAAAATAATTGGTTCAAATGACGAAGACACTACACGATTTTTGTTTCCgcgaaatttatttgataaatataaggaCTCTACAGGATCAGAGTTTGAATCTTCTAAAGGTATTACTAGAACAAGAGATAAGTTAATATTTCCGATGGATGTATTGGAAAATCTGTTTGGTCAAACTCTCAATGCAATCACTGCACATGTACGAGAACTGCTTAAAAAACAAGAACTTCAAAACATTAGAACGATACTCATGGTTGGTGGTTTTTCTGATTCTGACTTATTGTACCAACAAATTAAATCGGAGTTTTCGGAAATAAATGTGTTGCGTCCACATGACGCTGTATCATCCGTTTTAAAAGGCGCAGTCATTTTTGGTCATTTTCCAGAGGTGATACCTGAAAGAATTTGCGCAAGAACATATGGAATTGCCTGTAATTTTCCGTTTGACTCACAAACACATCCACCAGAATTGCGGCAAGTGTATGATGAAAGGGAAATGTGTACGGACATCTTCCAACCAATTGTTAAGAAAGGGGATAACATTATTTTAGGCAATAATTGCTTTGAACGTCAGTTTCTTCCAACGTGTTCTAATGACGATACTGCTAATATTGATATCTTCGTTTCACCTGACTCGTATCCGAAATACACGTATAGCGGACGAGGGGACAATGTAAAAAAGTTGGGTTCCCTCCATTTGAATATTTCAGACACAAAAAAAGGTAAAAACCGGCCTATTAATGTCAGAATCACCTATGAAAGCACTGAAATTGTTGTCACAGCTGTCGAAGAAGGAACAAACAATGTTGTCAGTAAAAAATTTGATTCATTGGTGTAA